DNA from Solanum stenotomum isolate F172 chromosome 3, ASM1918654v1, whole genome shotgun sequence:
TCCGGAACTCTATGGGAGTTTCTTCCTTTTCAAACACGACTTTAAAACAACTAACACAATAGTTAAATCATGGTAAAAACTTAATTGGAAAATAGTTTGAAACAGCTAACACGATTCAATGAACTATATAATGTGTGTTTGTAATTTGCTTCTATGGTTTTGAAGAAACAATGAACTGCACTACATTGATCCTATTTTCAATCAATACAAAGTTGCAGAGCATAATTTCATGTATGTCTAGTAGCTCTTTTGTGACAAGTTTAAGCGATTCACACAAATAATTTACTTTGAATTTCAGTTTTCTTGTTCTCTGTTTTTTCAGAGGAATTATTCATACCTGCAGGTACGTTTCTTCAAGGTCGCGCGGAAATCTAACTTCAGTCATGAGTTAGCTTTTCATTTGtcacatatgtatatatatacattcttctaaaataaattttggagccaaaaatttcagaaattaaGCGCCAAAACGCATTtgttttttgcattttttacCCCAAAGATCGATGGTTCTGTTTTGGCggaatcaaaaaagaaattttaagagTTGGGGCGGTAATCCCAAAAACTTGGGAAGTGGAAAGGTTGAGAAGTGGTAGGAGTACTGTTACGCTCTGTTTTCTGCTGAAGGAAATTAAGCTATATATCCTAAAAgcttatttgaaatatatatataaaaagaggagaaaaaagaaaagaaaaaaataaattctcacACCTACTTatgtttaaagataaatttagAAGCAATTACAAGGTTGTAAATCTGTACGCTATAAgatgtaaaataatttaatagttGAAATATGTGGAAGTCCAGTGCGTGATCATCCCGTCATTATTGGCCTGATTGGaatatcttaaaatatattCCAATTAGTACGATATTTGACATTccacatgtttttttttaaaaaataataaatattaacattttaaaaataaatttaactatcttgccattataataaaaacaattcTTTACAAAGAATTActttatagaaatttaaaataacatattgtAATTTACACGCCACAAGGCATTGATCCAAATTAAAATCCTATATCAATATCATACCAAATTAAAATGGTATGGTACAATGTTCATCTGTTCTTTGATGTTAGTATTgtgggataaggcacaagtacccctaCACTatatgaccgaaatctcagagacacaccttaactatactaaggtcctattacccccctcgaacccatttttttgaaattttgtacGCCTTTTTAGCCTATGTGGCCTCCAATCACCACCCACGTGCCTCTACTAAGTGGAGTCAGGGAGTGTTCCACGTAAtacaaaaggtgtacaaaattatttaaaaaattattttgtgagAGGAGCTATTTTCACACGATTTGGATGCAAGGCGCCATTCTGGGCATGAATAGCTGAAGTCGGGTCAAGTTTTGAAAAAGGGAATTTTGTCCAATGATATATATACTCCCTAAGATAAATGTCAATATTTGGAGTGTTACGCTAACTTTTTATGGTAGAAACACACGAGGAGTGACATTATGCAAGCACCAAACAAAATACTCATTTAGCGATTAAGACTTTTGAACCAACTAAAATTAACTAGCTAAATcataatacatgtatttttggcACAAGCTATACTTCAAATTCCTCGTATTCAACTACAAAGAAGTATATTTATGACAAGAATGAGATCAAACCACGACCACTTGACAATCTTACTCAACAATTACTAAATATTTGGAAGAAAACTTATGCTTACAACTccactaattacatgatttattCTTACAATAGACATAACTCTTTCACAGAGACAATAATAGAAATAAACGTAAAGGGACGAAGATCATCTGTTTCACGGCAGTGAACGGGGTGCAGGAGTTGGTTCTTTAAATCGATGGATTCTGAGCTCGAACTCGACTCGgacagaaaaaaaataacagatcaggcaaaaatataattttctttatatataaaaaatatttaatcaagTGAATAAAGttgataagaaataaaatttaggggaacaaaaagaaaagtcaTTAGATGagtcaaatatataaatgattCATTACTTTTTATTGATAAATGAGCTAAAATTGATTAGTTTTTTACACTCTGATTTCAAAACAACCCAACATCTACTCTTATTATTTCTCATCCAAAACAAAAGATACCCATCTTTCCCATCTGTTTAGCTCTCACGATTCTCCTATGCAATAGTTGTGGGACTTGTGGCCGATCTTTTGGGTCATACCTCCACCTCGCTAGTATATATTCAGGTAAGGTTCTATGTTTCTTCTCTCTCTTGTTTGTTATCAGAACCATCCCATATCCCCTTCAGGCTTCAAGCCCATATTTGTGCAAAGTTACGTGAATTATGTGCTTTATTAGTGGCACAGTTTATGAGTCCCTATGAATAGGGATTATTGTGAATGCTAttctaaaatataaactaaagtTCTAAACTTTTCAGAAGGGTTGAACACCCGTTCATTGTTGCCAAAACAAAGCTTACATTAGGATGCCTGCAATATGTTCGACAGATTGTCTGAGAGATGATTTTGTTCACTAATGAAGTCTGATTTACCGAGTGATTTTAGGAGTTGATTGGGAGTGAGTTTTAGGTAGTCAAGTAGGTTTTATACTACTTAGTCATATAGCTCAAGCATCGGCAGTTGCTAGGCTTAACAACAGTTTGATTGTTGTGGCATCTATTGTGTTTTCGGAAGACCTACGAAGAgcttaaaattaatattacctTGTGAAGTCAgttttttttatagtatttaattattatttggttATATGTTTGTGCAGTTTATCATGGATAAAGGATGGATGCATGAACCAAAGTTCTCTAAAAGATATGTAGAGGGTGTCCAATCTTTTATGAAACTTATCCGAACTCACTTTGATCGAAATACTAAAATTCGATGTCCCTGCCAAGAttgtttaaatataaattttcaaacacaAGATGTAGtatatgatgacttgttgttgaaaggaattaTGAAAGATTACGTGCAATGGATATACCATGGGGAACAATCACAAATGAGAGATAATGATGAAGCAATTGATAATGAAGATGAAAATGAGGAATGGATAAATGAAGAAAATGCCAGCCATAATGAAATACATGACATGTTAGAAGAAATCAGTGGAAAATCACAAGCCAATCAGGAGACAACATCCAGTAACAATGGATGTGATAATTTGAGCGAGAGCAAAGCaaagaagtttgaaaaattGTTGAAAGAAGCTGAATGTGAGTTGTACCCGGGATGCAAAAAATTCTCAAAGCTTTCATTTGTTGTGAAATTGCTCCACTTGAAAGTGTACAATCAGTGGAGCAACAAGTCATTTAATATGTTGTTAGAGTTGCTACGAGATGCATTGCCTAATGGCGAGACACTTCCTAAGTCGCATTATGATGCTAAAAACATGCTACAAGGTTTGGGATTAGGATACATTTCGATTCATGCTTGTAAATATGATTGTGTGCTTTATTGGGGTGAATTTAAAGATAGACAAGAATGTCCACAATGTGGTACTTCAAGGTGGAAAATTATAAAGGGAAAGGGTAAAAAGATTCCTCATAAAGTCTTACGATATTTTCCCTTAAAGCCGAGACTTCAAAGATTATATATGTCAAAAAAAACAAGCATTGACATGAGGTGGCATAAAGAAACATATCTTGATGAGACGAATGTGTTAAGACATCCAGTTGATTCTGAAGCTTGGAAAGAGTTTGATAAGAATCATACGTGGTTTGCACAAGAACCACGTAATATTAGACTTGGCCTCGCAACTGATGGTTTCAACCCATTTGGGAATATGAGCACAAACTATAGCATGTGGCCTGtaattttatttccttataaTCTTCCTCCATGGAAATGCTTTACTGATCCATTTATGATGATGTCACTACTTATTCCTGGTCCTCAAGCACCTGGAAAGGATATTGATGTTTACTTGAGGCCTTTGGTTGATGAATTGAAAGAGTTATGGAGTGATGGTGTAGAGACATTTGATGCTTCCACAGGGGAGTGCTTCAAGATGCATGCTGCTGTTTTATGGACCATAAATGACTTTCCAGCTTATGGTAAGTGTTTATATTTCTTATTGTTCAATATATCTAAATCATCTCCAGCCTAAAACTTCTTCATATCAAGCTGTAACGGCTCTCCTGATTTATCACATTTCATAGAAATGTAAGGAGTAATGATAGGATAACTCTTCAGTTTTTTTATCAACCCAAATAAGTAAGCCTCACCTCAACTAATTTAAGTAGTTAGGTTGACAAACTTTGATTgtttcctatttatttattagcaTTTGGACATATTTTTGTTCCCATTATTTATATGTTTCTAATCTACGATACTCTTCTTGTTTAAGAAGAGctacaaacataaatttaataaCAGGGGAACACATAACTGGAACACATAACTGTAATAgctaacatatattatttcttttgtattagcTAATTTATCTGGATGGAGTACTAAAGGATACATGGCATGCCCTACTTGCAATAAGGATGCACTGTCACAAAAGGTAAGAAGTAAAATTTGTTACATGGGTCACCGTCGGTATCTTAAACCTAGCCACGCATGGAGAAGAAGCATGAAGTTTGATGGGAAGGTAGAAAAAAGATTGAAACCAAAAGAGCTCTCAGGAGATGATGTCTTACAACAATTGGATCTCCTCAGTACTTATAGACCAGGAAAACActcaaataataagaaaaaaaagcgTCTTCCTATAGAGTTGAATTGGGTGAGGAAAAGTATTTTCTTTGAGTTACCATACTGGAAGAGCTTGAAGTTGCGGCATAATTTAGATGTCATGCACATAGAAAAGAACATTTGTGAGAGTATTTTGGGGACATTACTAAATATTGACAGGAAAACTAAAGACACAGAGAAAGCAAGAGAAGATCTTAAGGATATGAAcataagaaaggaactatggtTGCAACATGATGATTCTAGTTATACAATGCCATCTGCTTGTTATAACATGtcagaaaaagagaaaagagaatttGGGGAATTTTTGAAATGTGTTAAATTTCCTGATGGTTATGCTTCAAATATCTCAAGGTGTGTAAGTGCAGATGGTGTTAAGTTAGCTAAACTCAAAAGTCATGATTATCATGTTTTGCTACAACGATTGCTACCTATAGCTATTCGTGGATTTGGAAATAAAGATGTCTCTTTAGCATTGATTGAGTTAGGTCATTTCTTTCAACGGTTGTGTTGTAAGACATTGAAACGAGATGACCTAGAACAACTTGAAAGGGATATAGTTATTATATTATGCAAGCTTGAGATGATCTTTCCACCTGCTTTTTTTGATATTATGGTACATTTGGCTGTACATTTACCACGAGAAGCTATGTATGGGGGACCAGTACAGTATCGTTGGATGTACAAAATTGAGAGATTTTTGTGTAAGCTTAAGCGTTATGTGCGAAACAAGGCGCGACCAGAAGGTTCTATTGCAGAAGGTTATATTATTGATGAATGTTTGACATTTTGCTCTATGTATCTTACTAACATTGAGACTAGATTTAATCGTGAAGATCGAAATGTTGATGGATCTAGCAACAAAGAGGAACATGTTCTGGACATATTTTCTGAAAGTGTTAGACCATTTAAAGGAGAATATGATGCAATACCGAAGAAAGATCTTGATATGGCTCAGTGGTATGTGTTAAATAATTGTGAAGAAGCAGAGCCTTTTCTACAGTAAGTTTTCCTATTTATCTATATTGGTTTTctgttattttaaattactcATAAATTCATTTTTCCTATGTAGGGAACACAAAAATGAGTTGTTAAACCAAGATGTTGTGAATATAGAAGAGAAACATAGAGAACATTTTTCTTTATGGTTCAAAGGGAAAGTAAGTGATTTTTAAAATGACAATTGTGTTGTGTTTAAgtttaactttttcttctttactaattgaatgtaataatttttcatCGTAGATTATGCATTTGTGTAATAAGGAGAATTCAATGTCTATCAAGAAGTTATATCCTTTGGCAATGGGCCCTGATGTTCGAGGAAGGAGATATCCTGGTTGTATTGTTAATGGTGTTAGGTACCATATTCAAAGTCGTGATGAATTACGTAAAAGTCAAAATAGTGGCATAGTTGTTGAAGGCTATCATGAAAATGAAGTGATTGACTTTTATGGTATTATAGTTGACATTATTGAGTTAGAGTATATAGAAGGCAATCGAGTTGTTCTATTTAAATGCAAGTGGTTTGATCTTCGTAAAAAAACTGGGATGCAGAAAGATAAAAATTTTACCAGTATAAATgtaaatagattttggtatgaACATGATTCTTTTGTACTAgctactcaagcaaatcaagtATTTTATATTTGTGATCCGAAATTAGGAAAAAATTGGCGAATTGTGCAAAAATTTCAAGATAGACATATATATGATGTGCTAGAGATGCAAAATTCAAAGGTGGAAAGTGATGAATTACACAGTACTGATGAAGTGTATCAAGATGTGTCAATGGAAAGTAACATGATAGATGTTTCTATTGAGGATATGTCGATCCAATTACATAGAGATGATGTTGATTCAATTACCTTGGATTCAAGTGCATTTGAATTGAAGGTTCAAACAGAACATGAAGTTGGTTACAATACTGAAGATTCTGACCTAGAGGACGACACTATAGATGAGTACATAAGTGATCTTGATAGAACTGAAGGCACTAAAAGTAttgataaagatgaagatgGTGACACAGATGATGAAGATGACATTGATTTTGTGATGTAACTTCATAACTGTAGGGGGTTACCTTTCATTGACTACGACTAGTGCGtctctccttcttcttccaggtatgtattCTATTATTCTTGTTCCTCAtcatctccttcttcttcttcttcctcgcTAGAGTCTggctaaaaaaataatttcaaactaTTGCTCGCACTCGTTTGACTGTTTCCTCTGTTTCATTAGACTTCTATTGGAGTTTTCTTTAATCTGCTCCTCCACCTTGTGCTTCTACTTCATCATATATCCCCAGGCTAGAGACTGCCCTGTATGAAGTTTCTTGGCAACTGGATTTGCCTTTTGGCAATATTTAGCTTTAAGAAAATTCCCCCACAGAGAAGATTTAGACCTAAAAACCCACCACTGTTTGAATTGAAGAGCAGTACAAATATCAGTGAGTCTTCTAAGTTCAACACCCCCCTCTTCACAAGGTAAGCTCATAGTTTCCAAAGAGGCCCAATGGTATTTTCTTTTGTCATTATCCCTTCCCCAGAAGAAATCAGCTATAACTGATTCAATATACTTGATGGTGGTGTTAGGAGGGGATACTGCAGCCATTGTGTGGATGGGAATGGATTGCAATACATTCTTGACTAGAGTGATCTTCCCTCCAAAGCTAAGAAACCTTGAATGCCATCCACTAATCTTCTTAGTCACCTTGTCAACCAAATGGGAATAATAAATAATCCTCTGCCTTCCAATGTATAATGGACAACCTAAGTAAGAGATAGGACTGTCCTTCTGAGAGAATCCAGTAACCTCCTGAATGGTG
Protein-coding regions in this window:
- the LOC125859028 gene encoding uncharacterized protein LOC125859028; the protein is MDKGWMHEPKFSKRYVEGVQSFMKLIRTHFDRNTKIRCPCQDCLNINFQTQDVVYDDLLLKGIMKDYVQWIYHGEQSQMRDNDEAIDNEDENEEWINEENASHNEIHDMLEEISGKSQANQETTSSNNGCDNLSESKAKKFEKLLKEAECELYPGCKKFSKLSFVVKLLHLKVYNQWSNKSFNMLLELLRDALPNGETLPKSHYDAKNMLQGLGLGYISIHACKYDCVLYWGEFKDRQECPQCGTSRWKIIKGKGKKIPHKVLRYFPLKPRLQRLYMSKKTSIDMRWHKETYLDETNVLRHPVDSEAWKEFDKNHTWFAQEPRNIRLGLATDGFNPFGNMSTNYSMWPVILFPYNLPPWKCFTDPFMMMSLLIPGPQAPGKDIDVYLRPLVDELKELWSDGVETFDASTGECFKMHAAVLWTINDFPAYANLSGWSTKGYMACPTCNKDALSQKVRSKICYMGHRRYLKPSHAWRRSMKFDGKVEKRLKPKELSGDDVLQQLDLLSTYRPGKHSNNKKKKRLPIELNWVRKSIFFELPYWKSLKLRHNLDVMHIEKNICESILGTLLNIDRKTKDTEKAREDLKDMNIRKELWLQHDDSSYTMPSACYNMSEKEKREFGEFLKCVKFPDGYASNISRCVSADGVKLAKLKSHDYHVLLQRLLPIAIRGFGNKDVSLALIELGHFFQRLCCKTLKRDDLEQLERDIVIILCKLEMIFPPAFFDIMVHLAVHLPREAMYGGPVQYRWMYKIERFLCKLKRYVRNKARPEGSIAEGYIIDECLTFCSMYLTNIETRFNREDRNVDGSSNKEEHVLDIFSESVRPFKGEYDAIPKKDLDMAQWYVLNNCEEAEPFLQEHKNELLNQDVVNIEEKHREHFSLWFKGKIMHLCNKENSMSIKKLYPLAMGPDVRGRRYPGCIVNGVRYHIQSRDELRKSQNSGIVVEGYHENEVIDFYGIIVDIIELEYIEGNRVVLFKCKWFDLRKKTGMQKDKNFTSINVNRFWYEHDSFVLATQANQVFYICDPKLGKNWRIVQKFQDRHIYDVLEMQNSKVESDELHSTDEVYQDVSMESNMIDVSIEDMSIQLHRDDVDSITLDSSAFELKVQTEHEVGYNTEDSDLEDDTIDEYISDLDRTEGTKSIDKDEDGDTDDEDDIDFVM